One Pseudomonas rhizophila DNA window includes the following coding sequences:
- a CDS encoding mechanosensitive ion channel family protein, which translates to MDIKQLWVNIQDLWGALDKHPLLHSSLALILLLVIALVLGRVARYLILHGAKLLGRQPALHWVNDLRQNKVFHRLAQMTPSLVIQFGLHLVPELSKTSMIFLGNVALAFTILFMVLAISALLSALLDVYARTEHARTRSIKGYVQLTKMVLYVFGAIIIVATLIDRSPLLLLSGLGAMSAVILLVYKDTLLSFVASVQLTSNDMLRVGDWIEMPQVGADGDVVDITLHTVKVQNFDKTIVSIPTWRLMSESFKNWRGMQQSGGRRIKRSLFIDAGGVRFLQDEEEQRLTQVHLLTDYISRKQAELKAWNEAQGNVAAMSANRRRMTNLGTFRAYALAYLKSHPDIQPNMTCMVRQMQTTAQGIPLEIYCFTRTTAWADYERIQGDIFDYLLAVMPEFGLNLYQQPSGMDLRSGLLPAALGASPLPEPQKQVV; encoded by the coding sequence ATGGACATCAAACAGCTCTGGGTCAACATTCAAGACCTTTGGGGTGCTCTCGATAAGCATCCCCTCCTGCATTCCAGCCTTGCACTGATACTGCTGCTGGTGATTGCCCTGGTGCTGGGGCGCGTGGCGCGTTACCTGATCCTGCACGGTGCCAAGTTGCTGGGTCGCCAGCCGGCCCTGCACTGGGTCAACGACCTGCGCCAGAACAAGGTTTTCCATCGCCTGGCGCAGATGACGCCCTCGCTGGTCATCCAGTTCGGCCTGCACCTGGTGCCGGAACTGAGCAAGACCAGCATGATTTTCCTGGGCAATGTTGCCCTGGCTTTCACCATCCTGTTCATGGTGCTGGCCATCAGCGCCCTGCTCAGCGCCCTTCTGGATGTCTACGCCCGCACCGAACACGCCCGCACCCGCTCGATCAAAGGCTACGTGCAACTGACGAAAATGGTGCTGTATGTGTTTGGCGCGATCATCATTGTTGCCACCCTGATTGACCGCTCACCGCTATTGCTGCTGTCGGGTTTGGGGGCCATGTCGGCGGTGATTCTGTTGGTCTACAAGGACACCTTGCTGTCGTTCGTCGCCAGCGTGCAGTTGACCAGCAACGACATGCTGCGGGTCGGTGACTGGATCGAGATGCCTCAGGTGGGGGCCGACGGTGATGTGGTGGACATCACGCTGCACACGGTCAAGGTGCAGAACTTCGACAAGACCATCGTCTCGATCCCCACCTGGCGCCTGATGTCCGAGTCGTTCAAGAACTGGCGCGGCATGCAGCAATCTGGCGGGCGGCGGATCAAGCGCAGCCTGTTCATCGACGCCGGCGGCGTGCGGTTTTTGCAGGACGAGGAAGAACAGCGCCTGACCCAGGTTCATCTGCTGACCGATTACATCAGCCGCAAACAGGCCGAACTCAAGGCCTGGAACGAAGCCCAGGGCAACGTCGCGGCGATGTCGGCCAACCGCCGGCGCATGACCAACCTGGGCACCTTCCGCGCCTACGCCTTGGCGTATCTGAAAAGCCACCCGGACATCCAGCCAAACATGACCTGCATGGTCCGCCAGATGCAGACCACGGCCCAGGGCATCCCGCTGGAAATCTACTGCTTCACCCGCACCACTGCGTGGGCCGACTATGAGCGTATCCAGGGGGATATTTTCGATTACCTGCTGGCGGTAATGCCGGAGTTCGGGTTGAACCTGTATCAACAGCCCAGTGGCATGGATCTGCGTTCGGGGCTGTTGCCGGCGGCATTGGGGGCCAGTCCTCTGCCGGAGCCGCAGAAGCAGGTGGTTTGA
- a CDS encoding LysR family transcriptional regulator, producing MKAPRVTLDQWRTLQAVVDHGGFAQAAEVLHRSQSSVSYTVARMQDQLGVPLLRIDGRKAVLTEAGGVLLRRSRQLVKQASQLEDLAHHMEQGWEAEVRLVVDAAYPNARLVRALTAFMPQSRGCRVRLREEVLSGVEEVLLEGVADLAISGFSIPGYLGAELSDVEFVAVAHPEHALHRLNRELNFQDLESQLQVVIRDSGRQQPRDVGWLGAEQRWTVGSLATAATFVGSGLGFAWLPRHMIERELKEGLLKRLPLEQGGTRNSTFYLFSNKEKPLGPATQILIELLRTFDTAPLDAPFAAPEQA from the coding sequence ATGAAAGCGCCCCGCGTGACCCTGGATCAATGGCGAACCTTGCAAGCGGTGGTCGACCACGGCGGCTTCGCCCAGGCCGCCGAGGTGCTGCACCGCTCCCAGTCGTCGGTGAGTTACACCGTGGCCCGCATGCAGGACCAGCTCGGCGTGCCGTTGCTGCGTATCGATGGGCGCAAGGCCGTGTTGACCGAAGCCGGCGGCGTATTGCTGCGTCGTTCCCGTCAATTGGTGAAACAGGCCAGCCAACTGGAAGACCTGGCCCATCACATGGAGCAAGGCTGGGAAGCGGAAGTGCGGCTGGTGGTCGATGCCGCCTATCCCAACGCCCGCCTCGTACGCGCCTTGACCGCGTTCATGCCGCAAAGCCGTGGCTGTCGCGTGCGCTTGCGCGAAGAAGTGCTATCGGGTGTCGAGGAAGTGCTGCTCGAAGGCGTGGCGGACCTGGCCATCAGCGGCTTCAGCATTCCCGGTTACCTGGGCGCCGAACTGAGCGATGTTGAATTCGTCGCGGTGGCCCATCCCGAACACGCCCTGCATCGCCTCAACCGCGAACTGAACTTCCAGGATCTGGAAAGCCAATTGCAGGTGGTGATCCGCGACTCCGGTCGCCAGCAACCCCGCGACGTCGGGTGGCTGGGTGCCGAGCAACGCTGGACCGTCGGCAGCCTGGCCACCGCCGCGACGTTCGTCGGCAGCGGCCTGGGCTTCGCCTGGCTGCCGCGGCACATGATCGAGCGGGAACTCAAGGAAGGCTTGCTCAAGCGTTTACCCTTGGAACAGGGCGGCACTCGCAACTCCACCTTCTATCTTTTTTCCAACAAGGAAAAACCCTTGGGCCCGGCCACGCAAATCCTCATCGAACTGCTGCGCACCTTCGACACCGCGCCGCTGGATGCGCCGTTCGCCGCCCCTGAACAAGCCTGA
- a CDS encoding alpha/beta fold hydrolase, which translates to MAYFAHEDCNLHYEEYGHGAPLILVHGLGSSTRDWEKQIPVLSAHYRLIVVDVRGHGRSDKPRGPYSIEGFSADLIALFEHLDLGPVHLVGWSMGGMICFQLAVDEPGRVKSLCIVNSAPQVKVRTPDDCWQWFKRWSLMRLLSLETIGKALGAKLFPKPQQTELRLEMARRWAKNDKRAYLASFDAIVGWGVQERLSQVACPTLVICADHDYTPVALKEAYVKLLPDARLVVIADSRHATPLDQPERFNQTLLEFLTAIDSTTQDH; encoded by the coding sequence ATGGCCTATTTCGCCCACGAAGATTGCAACCTGCACTACGAGGAATACGGCCACGGCGCGCCCTTGATCCTGGTCCACGGGCTGGGCTCGAGCACCCGCGACTGGGAAAAACAGATCCCGGTATTGTCCGCCCACTACCGTTTGATCGTGGTGGACGTGCGTGGTCATGGACGCTCCGACAAACCTCGCGGGCCTTACAGCATCGAAGGTTTCAGCGCCGACCTGATCGCCCTGTTCGAACACCTGGACCTGGGCCCGGTGCATCTGGTGGGCTGGTCCATGGGCGGCATGATTTGTTTTCAACTGGCCGTGGATGAGCCAGGGCGGGTCAAGAGCCTGTGCATCGTCAACAGCGCGCCGCAAGTCAAAGTCCGCACGCCTGATGACTGCTGGCAATGGTTCAAGCGCTGGAGCCTGATGCGCCTTCTGAGCCTTGAAACCATTGGCAAGGCCCTGGGCGCCAAGTTGTTCCCCAAACCGCAACAGACCGAGTTACGCCTGGAAATGGCCCGGCGCTGGGCAAAAAACGACAAACGTGCTTATCTCGCCAGCTTCGATGCCATTGTGGGTTGGGGGGTTCAGGAACGACTGTCGCAGGTGGCCTGTCCAACCCTCGTCATTTGCGCCGACCACGACTACACCCCCGTGGCCTTGAAAGAGGCCTATGTGAAACTGCTGCCCGATGCCCGGCTGGTGGTCATTGCCGACTCACGGCACGCGACCCCGCTGGATCAACCCGAGCGCTTCAACCAAACCCTGCTCGAATTTTTGACCGCAATCGACTCAACTACTCAGGATCACTGA
- a CDS encoding peptidylprolyl isomerase: MLKKIALAAGSVLFAANLMAAQPTTAPHVLLDTTNGQIEIELDPVKAPISTKNFLEYVDSGFYNNTIFHRVIPGFMAQGGGFTQQMQQKDTKAPIKNEASNGLHNVRGTLSMARTSNPNSATSQFFINVADNAFLDPGRDAGYAVFAKVVKGMDVVDIIVNSQTTTKQGMQNVPIDPVIIKSAKRID; the protein is encoded by the coding sequence ATGCTGAAAAAAATCGCCCTCGCCGCCGGCTCCGTCCTGTTTGCCGCCAACCTGATGGCCGCACAGCCGACCACGGCGCCCCACGTATTGCTGGACACCACCAACGGTCAGATCGAAATCGAGCTGGATCCGGTCAAGGCGCCGATCAGTACCAAGAACTTCCTTGAGTACGTGGACAGCGGCTTCTACAACAACACGATTTTCCACCGCGTGATCCCGGGCTTCATGGCCCAGGGCGGCGGTTTCACCCAACAGATGCAACAGAAAGACACCAAGGCACCGATCAAGAACGAAGCCAGCAATGGCCTGCATAACGTTCGTGGCACCTTGTCGATGGCGCGTACTTCCAACCCGAACTCGGCCACCAGCCAGTTCTTCATCAACGTGGCCGACAATGCGTTCCTCGACCCGGGCCGCGACGCCGGTTACGCAGTGTTCGCCAAAGTGGTCAAGGGCATGGACGTGGTGGACATCATCGTCAACTCCCAGACCACCACCAAACAAGGCATGCAAAACGTGCCGATCGATCCTGTGATCATCAAGTCGGCCAAGCGCATCGACTAA
- a CDS encoding carboxylate/amino acid/amine transporter: MGYLLFVTLIQAFSFSLIGEYLAGHVDSYFAVLVRVVLAGLVFIPLTRWRQVEPSFVRGMLLIGALQFGVTYVCLYLSFRVLTVPEVLLFTILTPLHVTLIEDALNRRFNPWALIAALVAVAGAAVIRYDRINPDFFMGFLLLQLANFTYAAGQVLYKHLVARHPSDLPHYRRFGYFYLGALAVALPAFLMFGKADFWPEAPLQWGVLIFLGLVSTALGLYWWNKGACMVNGGTLAVMNNLHVPVGLLVNLLIWNQHEELGRLLLGGSVILAAVWISRLGVRQPLPAH; this comes from the coding sequence ATGGGCTATCTACTTTTTGTCACGCTGATTCAGGCGTTTTCCTTCAGTCTGATTGGCGAATACCTGGCCGGGCATGTCGACAGTTACTTCGCGGTGCTGGTGCGGGTTGTGCTGGCGGGGCTGGTGTTCATTCCGCTGACCCGCTGGCGTCAGGTGGAACCGTCGTTCGTGCGCGGCATGCTGTTGATCGGCGCCTTGCAGTTCGGCGTGACCTACGTGTGCCTGTACTTGAGCTTTCGTGTGCTGACGGTGCCTGAGGTCCTGCTTTTCACCATCCTGACGCCGCTGCACGTGACCCTGATCGAAGACGCGCTCAATCGTCGCTTCAATCCCTGGGCCTTGATCGCGGCGCTGGTGGCGGTGGCTGGCGCGGCGGTGATTCGTTACGACCGGATCAACCCGGATTTCTTCATGGGCTTTTTGCTGCTGCAACTGGCCAACTTCACCTATGCGGCCGGGCAGGTGCTGTACAAACATCTCGTCGCTCGCCATCCCAGCGACCTGCCGCACTACCGGCGTTTCGGCTACTTCTACCTCGGCGCACTGGCGGTGGCGTTGCCGGCCTTCCTGATGTTCGGCAAGGCGGATTTCTGGCCAGAAGCACCGCTGCAATGGGGCGTACTGATATTCCTCGGCCTGGTCTCTACCGCTTTGGGGCTTTACTGGTGGAACAAAGGCGCGTGCATGGTCAACGGCGGCACGCTGGCGGTGATGAACAACCTGCATGTGCCGGTGGGGTTGCTGGTCAACCTGCTGATCTGGAACCAGCACGAGGAACTGGGGCGGTTGCTGCTGGGCGGGTCGGTGATATTAGCGGCGGTGTGGATCAGTCGGTTGGGGGTACGCCAGCCGCTGCCTGCACACTGA
- a CDS encoding FMN-dependent NADH-azoreductase, translated as MSRVLIIESSARQQDSVSRQLTQTFINQWKAAHPADEISVRDLAIHPVPHLDANLLGGWMKPVEQRNDIENASLERSNQLTDELLAADVLVMAAPMYNFAIPSTLKAWLDHVLRAGVTFKYTPTGPQGLLTGKRAFVLTARGGIHAGASSDHQEPYLRQVMAFIGIHDVTFIHAEGMNLGGDFQEKGLNQANAKLSQVA; from the coding sequence ATGTCCCGCGTTCTGATCATCGAAAGCAGTGCCCGCCAGCAAGACTCGGTTTCCCGTCAACTGACCCAGACCTTCATCAACCAATGGAAAGCTGCGCACCCGGCCGATGAAATCAGTGTTCGTGACCTGGCCATCCATCCGGTACCGCACCTGGACGCCAATCTGCTTGGGGGCTGGATGAAGCCCGTCGAGCAGCGCAACGACATCGAAAACGCTTCCCTGGAACGCTCCAACCAGTTGACCGATGAATTGCTGGCCGCTGACGTGCTGGTGATGGCTGCGCCGATGTACAACTTCGCCATCCCGAGTACCTTGAAAGCCTGGCTGGACCACGTACTGCGTGCCGGTGTGACCTTCAAGTACACCCCCACCGGTCCCCAGGGCCTGCTGACCGGCAAACGTGCCTTCGTCCTGACCGCTCGCGGCGGCATTCATGCCGGCGCCAGCTCCGACCATCAGGAACCCTACCTGCGTCAGGTCATGGCCTTCATCGGCATCCACGACGTGACCTTCATCCATGCCGAGGGCATGAACCTGGGCGGTGATTTCCAGGAGAAGGGCTTGAATCAGGCCAACGCCAAGCTGTCCCAGGTCGCCTGA
- a CDS encoding ABC transporter ATP-binding protein: MVYRRFETLIDIFRDAPTSAPPNRVLPFYIYYLKQVWPSFAVLLVVGLIGALIEVALFSYLSRIIDLTQGTPNVDFFKLHGLELAWMAVVALVFRPIFVALHDLLVHQTLSPGMTSLIRWQNHSYVLKQSLNFFQNDFAGRIAQRIMQTGNSLRDSAVQAVDALWHVLIYAISSLVLFAEADWRLMIPLLIWIAAYIGALCYFVPRVKERSVVSSDARSKLMGRIVDGYTNITTLKLFAHTNFEQQYAREAIQEQTEKAQLAGRVVTSMDVVITSMNGLLIVGTTALALWLWTQSLISVGAIALATGLVIRIVNMSGWIMWVVNGIFENIGMVQDGLQTIAQPVSVTDRDQAKPLAVARGEVRFEHVDFHYGKKSGVIGDLNLVIKPGEKIGLIGPSGAGKSTLVNLLLRLYDVQGGRILIDGQDIAEVGQESLRERIGMITQDTSLLHRSIRDNLLYGKPDATDAQLWAAVHKARADEFIPLLSDAEGRSGFDAHVGERGVKLSGGQRQRIAIARVLLKDAPILIMDEATSALDSEVEAAIQESLETLMQGKTVIAIAHRLSTIARMDRLVVLENGRIAETGSHAELLAHGGLYARLWQHQTGGFVGID; encoded by the coding sequence ATGGTTTATCGCCGTTTCGAAACACTGATCGACATTTTCCGCGACGCCCCGACCTCGGCACCACCGAACCGCGTCCTGCCCTTCTACATCTATTATCTGAAACAAGTCTGGCCCAGCTTCGCCGTGCTGCTGGTGGTGGGCCTGATCGGCGCACTGATCGAGGTGGCGCTGTTCAGCTACCTGAGCCGCATCATCGACCTGACCCAGGGCACGCCGAACGTGGACTTCTTCAAGCTCCACGGCCTGGAGCTGGCGTGGATGGCGGTGGTGGCGCTGGTTTTCCGGCCGATCTTCGTGGCCTTGCATGACCTGCTGGTGCACCAGACCTTGAGCCCCGGCATGACCAGCCTGATCCGCTGGCAAAACCATAGCTACGTGCTCAAGCAGAGCCTGAACTTTTTCCAGAACGACTTCGCCGGACGCATCGCCCAGCGCATCATGCAGACCGGCAACTCCTTGCGCGACTCAGCGGTGCAGGCCGTGGACGCGCTGTGGCACGTGCTGATCTACGCCATCAGCTCACTGGTGCTGTTTGCCGAAGCCGACTGGCGCCTGATGATCCCGCTGCTGATCTGGATCGCCGCCTACATCGGTGCACTCTGCTACTTCGTGCCGCGGGTCAAGGAGCGCTCCGTCGTATCGTCCGATGCCCGCTCCAAACTCATGGGCCGGATCGTCGACGGCTACACCAACATCACCACGCTGAAGCTGTTCGCCCACACCAACTTCGAACAGCAATACGCCCGCGAAGCCATCCAGGAGCAGACCGAGAAAGCCCAATTGGCCGGCCGCGTGGTCACCAGCATGGACGTGGTCATCACCAGCATGAACGGGCTGCTGATCGTCGGCACCACGGCGCTGGCCCTGTGGCTCTGGACCCAGTCGCTGATCAGCGTGGGCGCGATTGCCCTGGCGACCGGGTTGGTGATTCGTATCGTCAACATGTCCGGCTGGATCATGTGGGTGGTCAATGGCATCTTCGAAAACATCGGCATGGTCCAGGACGGTTTGCAGACCATCGCCCAGCCCGTCAGCGTTACCGACCGCGACCAGGCCAAGCCTTTGGCGGTGGCCCGTGGCGAAGTGCGCTTCGAGCATGTGGATTTCCACTATGGCAAGAAAAGCGGGGTGATCGGCGACTTGAACCTGGTGATCAAGCCGGGGGAAAAGATCGGCCTGATCGGCCCGTCCGGTGCGGGCAAATCCACGCTGGTGAACCTGCTGCTGCGTCTGTATGACGTGCAAGGCGGACGCATTCTGATCGACGGGCAGGACATCGCAGAAGTGGGCCAGGAAAGCCTGCGCGAGCGCATCGGCATGATCACCCAGGACACGTCGCTGCTGCACCGTTCCATTCGCGACAACCTGCTCTACGGCAAACCCGACGCCACCGATGCGCAACTCTGGGCGGCGGTGCACAAGGCCCGGGCCGATGAGTTCATCCCGCTGCTGTCGGACGCTGAAGGCCGCAGCGGTTTCGATGCCCATGTGGGTGAACGCGGGGTGAAGCTGTCCGGCGGCCAGCGTCAGCGTATTGCCATCGCACGGGTGCTGCTCAAGGATGCGCCGATCCTGATCATGGACGAAGCGACGTCAGCACTGGACTCGGAAGTCGAAGCGGCGATCCAGGAAAGCCTCGAGACCCTGATGCAAGGCAAGACCGTGATCGCCATCGCCCACCGCCTCTCCACCATCGCGCGAATGGACCGGCTGGTGGTGCTGGAAAACGGCCGCATCGCCGAGACCGGCAGCCATGCCGAACTGCTGGCCCATGGCGGGTTGTATGCGCGGCTGTGGCAGCATCAGACGGGTGGGTTTGTGGGCATCGACTGA